Part of the Deltaproteobacteria bacterium CG2_30_66_27 genome is shown below.
TCTCCCTGTGCATGGACAACGACCTCCCCATCGTCGTGTTCAATTTGACGAAGAAGGGGAATATTCTGAAGGTGGTGCGGGGCGAGAAGATCGGCACCGTGGTCCACGGAGGGAAGTGATGGAAGCCCTGGTGAAGGACACCTCCGCACGCATGGAGCGGAGCATCGAAGCGTTCCGGAAGGAGTTGGGGAAGGTGCGCACGGGGCGCGCCTCCTTCTCGCTGCTGGACGGGGTCAAGGTGGACTACTACGGCACGCTCACTCCGCTCCAGCAGGTGGGAACCCTCTCCGTTCCGGAGAGCCGCCTGATCACCGTCACCCCCTGGGATACGAAGTTGATCGGGCCGATCGAAAAGGCGATCCAGGCAAGCGGCCTCGGGCTGAACCCGTCGAGCGACGGGAAGACGGTCCGAATCCCGATCCCGCCTCTGACGGAGGAACGGCGCAGGGAGCTGGCCAAGGTGGTCCGGAAGATGGCCGAGGATGCCCGCGTGGCGGTCCGCAACGTCCGCCGCGAGGCGATCGAAAAGCTGAAGGGCCGGGAGAAGAGGAAGGAGATCTCCGAGGACGTCGTCAAGCGCGGGCAGGAGCGGATCCAGAAGGAGACGGACGCCCACGTG
Proteins encoded:
- a CDS encoding ribosome recycling factor, with the protein product MMEALVKDTSARMERSIEAFRKELGKVRTGRASFSLLDGVKVDYYGTLTPLQQVGTLSVPESRLITVTPWDTKLIGPIEKAIQASGLGLNPSSDGKTVRIPIPPLTEERRRELAKVVRKMAEDARVAVRNVRREAIEKLKGREKRKEISEDVVKRGQERIQKETDAHVKKIDDILKSKEQEILEV